The Tolumonas lignilytica nucleotide sequence ATAGAATTCAACACTGGAAGTGAGATCATGCGTTATGCAAGGCAACCACTTCACCGGAAGTGAGCCGTTAATAACACTGAACCCTCATACCAGCCGCTTTAAGGCTCGAGTTTTCCGTAAAAAATTAAGAAAATTAATTACCTAACTTCGAATTGTGCGGTGGCTGAAAGCCATCCGACACTAATTTTTTGTTAGGCGATGTATATTGTTATTTTTTGATGTTAGTTTAGCTTTTTACTAGAAATCGGAAAGGAATTCATTTGTAAGGCTTTGACTTGTTGAATTTTTTCTTCAGCCTCTCTGGTGTTCATTGCTTCCTCTTCCACAAGCCATCTAAATTTTTCTATTTCGTTTTCAAATGTGTTATCTGGGTTTATTTCTCTATGCCACTCAAGAAGTTGAGCCTTTTTTCTTTTATTTATTTCATTAATTATCTGATTATGATATTTATCTTGGATAATAGGAATAATGCCATTTTCTGTTCGAAAAACAGAGTATTTTGTTTTTGATAAGTATGCCAAGAGGATGCAAGTAATACCGCTAAGTATCCAGATTCCTTGACCTGATGCTGGTGCGTTATAATAAAGTGCATTGCCCAGGTTATATATTCCAGCTATCGTCCATACGTAACCTACATTTTTAAGCCATTCATGTTGCTCAATACGAATTGAGCATTTTTTGGGGAAGTAGGCATAATTTATATTTTTATCGCCAGAGCCTGACTGAGTGTCATATGATAAATTAAAATAATCATCATATAATGTAAATGTATATTTATTTCCTTTCTTTTTTTGTTCGAATTTCATTTTATTTCTCTTTTTTTATCAAGGACTATTTTCGCCTAACTTTTACTTAAATGGCGGCATGCAATGCCGTCCAGTTTCAAGTTTTTGTTAGGTTTATTTTTGTAATCTATCAACTACACTCATAATTTTCATGGCTGCATCTAATGTAGCTTCATCTTGATTAGGCCAAGTTGATATGGGTTTGCCATCTTTAGGGACACCTTGATATTTTCCGAAAGGGGAGGCTTGCCATGCACATGGTCTTAATATCACGGGTATAACTATGGAAAGTCCTGCATCATGTCTTTTGATGGCTTCTTGTCCTTCAACTTCATAACAATATTTAGATTCGATAAAATCGGGGCTCAGGAAAAGTAATATAATATCAGATGTGTTCATCCGTGAATCAATTTCACTTTTCCAAGCTGAGCCTGGGGGTATCATTCTATCATGCCATTTTAAAATCCTTTTTTCACGTTCAAAGACAATAAGTTGTTGTCGAACGGAGTTCATTAATACTTCATCTGCATGAGAATATGAAAAGAATATTTCTATCATGTGTTTATCAACTTGTAAAAATAATGGCTATAAAAGCCATTTTGATTTATGCCATTTACCAGTTACATCGTAACAGTAATTATTGGGATGATTTACTTGG carries:
- a CDS encoding toll/interleukin-1 receptor domain-containing protein, whose amino-acid sequence is MIEIFFSYSHADEVLMNSVRQQLIVFEREKRILKWHDRMIPPGSAWKSEIDSRMNTSDIILLFLSPDFIESKYCYEVEGQEAIKRHDAGLSIVIPVILRPCAWQASPFGKYQGVPKDGKPISTWPNQDEATLDAAMKIMSVVDRLQK